From the Leptospirales bacterium genome, one window contains:
- a CDS encoding alginate export family protein, producing MSAWQQNRKHQGSVFLLSLALCVTPCGLPLAAEGGVGAEIPATETASEPEQESAPSPASDSSATNPPDAWDEQSDAWGQSWLDGFAVFASLRLRPEYRSNFDFNRSTDDQADFVGQRAQVGVAKEFNEDLRLRITLQDSRVWGGSPGSDSGLSTANSESNESLDLREAYLEWNRLLGPLGIRAGRQILAYGDGRLVGAADWSNVGRSFDAMRLHIESDRYRAQLFAAVLAEEDSDDAGNQPATGARSSDIIIRCDENGAACRVSAGVGRELDDAYFAGFHNSFQPANGFLVEAYYFGVYKKWMPAATPRFAIPGATVTTQDRARQRDNLHTIGLRLTNRDWQGRSSHALDWTAEAMMQSGETGRRVGAGWDPFRVEVPLFDAAGAPLLDANGVPQQRRLWTEPEQYAGRALALSAGWTFFERLRLGAEYIEASGDRDRSDAESRTFQPLFPDAHEHLGWADRVSMRNILARSANLSWDFGAWGKLKIQVWRFVKRERADAYYDARGLPRSGLSTEAAGNARYGPWILDGQQVLPAASLGQNLFREYDLLYSIRVRGLLLGLGYSAIFAEDSIALAVDRRNLPLDQQLHRFDRRADFAYLILQAQF from the coding sequence GTGAGCGCCTGGCAGCAAAATCGCAAGCATCAAGGCTCTGTATTTCTCCTGTCTCTGGCGCTTTGTGTGACTCCCTGCGGGCTGCCGCTTGCTGCCGAGGGCGGGGTCGGTGCGGAGATTCCAGCAACTGAAACCGCGTCTGAGCCGGAACAGGAAAGCGCGCCGTCGCCGGCATCCGATTCCTCCGCGACAAATCCGCCGGACGCCTGGGACGAACAATCCGATGCCTGGGGTCAGAGCTGGCTGGATGGCTTTGCCGTATTTGCGAGTTTACGTCTGCGGCCGGAATACCGCAGTAATTTCGATTTCAATCGATCCACTGACGATCAGGCTGATTTTGTCGGCCAGCGCGCGCAGGTTGGCGTGGCCAAGGAGTTCAACGAGGATCTGCGGCTGCGAATTACATTACAAGATTCGCGAGTCTGGGGCGGATCGCCCGGCAGCGATAGCGGTCTCTCCACCGCCAACTCGGAAAGCAATGAATCGCTGGACCTGCGCGAAGCCTACCTGGAATGGAACCGCCTGCTGGGACCGCTTGGCATTCGCGCCGGACGCCAGATTCTTGCCTACGGCGACGGCCGCCTGGTCGGCGCCGCAGACTGGAGCAACGTTGGCCGCAGTTTTGACGCCATGCGGCTGCACATTGAAAGCGACCGCTATCGGGCCCAGCTCTTTGCAGCCGTGCTGGCCGAAGAGGATAGCGATGACGCAGGCAATCAGCCGGCGACTGGTGCGCGCTCCTCGGACATCATCATTCGCTGTGATGAGAACGGCGCCGCCTGTCGCGTCAGCGCTGGCGTCGGGCGCGAGTTGGACGACGCTTACTTTGCCGGATTCCATAACAGCTTTCAGCCAGCCAATGGTTTCCTGGTAGAAGCCTACTATTTTGGGGTATATAAGAAATGGATGCCGGCTGCAACGCCGCGCTTTGCCATTCCCGGCGCCACGGTAACGACCCAGGATCGAGCAAGGCAGCGCGACAATCTGCATACCATTGGACTGCGCCTGACCAACCGCGACTGGCAGGGTCGCTCCAGCCACGCCCTGGACTGGACAGCCGAAGCAATGATGCAAAGCGGCGAAACGGGACGTCGGGTTGGCGCTGGATGGGACCCCTTTCGCGTCGAAGTTCCCTTATTCGATGCAGCGGGCGCGCCGCTGCTGGACGCCAACGGCGTGCCGCAACAGCGCCGCCTCTGGACCGAGCCGGAACAGTATGCCGGCCGTGCGCTGGCGCTGAGCGCCGGTTGGACCTTTTTTGAGAGACTGCGGCTGGGCGCAGAATACATAGAAGCCAGCGGCGATCGGGATCGAAGCGACGCGGAGTCCCGCACCTTTCAGCCGCTCTTTCCGGATGCGCATGAACATCTGGGCTGGGCCGATCGCGTCAGCATGCGCAACATTCTGGCGCGCAGCGCCAACCTGAGCTGGGATTTTGGCGCCTGGGGAAAGTTGAAGATTCAAGTTTGGCGCTTTGTAAAACGCGAGCGCGCCGATGCCTATTACGATGCCCGCGGACTGCCGCGCAGCGGATTGAGTACTGAGGCCGCGGGCAATGCGCGCTACGGCCCCTGGATTCTGGACGGGCAGCAAGTCCTTCCGGCGGCATCGCTGGGTCAGAATCTATTTCGCGAATATGATCTGCTCTACTCCATTCGAGTTCGCGGCTTGCTGCTCGGCCTGGGCTACAGCGCCATATTTGCCGAGGACAGCATCGCCCTGGCGGTGGACCGGCGCAATCTGCCGCTGGATCAGCAGCTCCATCGCTTTGATCGACGCGCAGATTTTGCCTATCTGATTTTGCAGGCCCAGTTCTAG
- a CDS encoding FecR family protein, translating into MSTTLRPRIFQIAVALSLAGALGAWAVLWAQPAQAVVTRATGLVKFQRGGGAWQSLRVGLQLRNGDRVQTGPQSRLVIRTPHAELRLGEKSEAALEEMMQQGAQSIQMQRGFGWFHVQPGEGRRFQVHTPTMVASVRGTRFAVAPGDNPAGGAISCVCEGQVATAPASDPDETELASAGDSNDYDADGDFSRRDLRQFFRKLKVDRSFQTLMDQDVRYRNCTSCHRMTDLATDHSPDPTSY; encoded by the coding sequence ATGTCGACCACCCTGCGCCCCCGGATATTTCAAATTGCCGTCGCCCTGAGCCTCGCCGGCGCCCTGGGCGCGTGGGCCGTCCTCTGGGCACAGCCAGCGCAGGCCGTAGTCACCCGCGCCACCGGTCTGGTAAAATTCCAGCGCGGCGGCGGCGCCTGGCAGAGCCTTCGCGTTGGCCTGCAATTGCGCAATGGCGACCGCGTGCAGACCGGTCCCCAGTCGCGGCTGGTGATCCGCACGCCCCACGCCGAGCTCCGGCTCGGGGAGAAAAGCGAAGCGGCGCTGGAGGAGATGATGCAACAGGGCGCTCAGAGTATCCAGATGCAGCGTGGCTTTGGGTGGTTTCATGTTCAGCCTGGCGAGGGACGCCGCTTCCAGGTGCATACGCCTACCATGGTCGCCTCCGTGCGGGGGACCAGGTTTGCCGTGGCGCCCGGCGATAACCCCGCCGGCGGCGCCATCTCTTGCGTATGCGAGGGACAGGTCGCCACTGCGCCAGCCAGCGATCCGGACGAAACAGAACTGGCCAGCGCCGGCGATTCGAATGACTATGATGCCGACGGCGATTTCAGCCGCCGCGATCTACGCCAGTTTTTTCGTAAGCTGAAGGTCGATCGCAGTTTTCAAACTCTGATGGATCAGGATGTGCGCTATCGCAATTGCACCAGCTGTCACCGAATGACGGATCTGGCTACAGACCACAGTCCAGATCCAACTTCTTACTGA